The Agromyces sp. LHK192 genome includes a window with the following:
- a CDS encoding hydroxypyruvate isomerase family protein — protein sequence MTYTVNCSILLKELPLLERPAAAAAAGFDAVEFWWPFQDSVPADREVDAFIAAIRDAGVQLTGLNFNAGDMPAGERGLVSNPARAKEFRDNIPVVAAIGEALGTRGFNALYGNRLDGVDPAEQDAVALENLAAAAEGVAAIGGTVLLEPVSGADRYPLRTAADALRVIDGVREASGADNVRLLADFYHLSVNGDDVAAVIEAHAAQFGHIQIADAPGRGAPGTGELPIAAWVERSRELGYAGPIGLEYQSPADEAFGWLATTTVRTSA from the coding sequence ATGACGTACACCGTGAACTGCTCGATCCTCCTCAAGGAGCTCCCGCTGCTCGAGCGCCCGGCCGCCGCAGCCGCCGCCGGCTTCGACGCGGTCGAGTTCTGGTGGCCCTTCCAGGACTCCGTCCCGGCCGACCGCGAGGTCGACGCGTTCATCGCCGCGATCCGCGACGCGGGCGTGCAGCTCACCGGCTTGAACTTCAACGCCGGCGACATGCCCGCCGGTGAGCGCGGCCTCGTCTCCAATCCCGCCCGCGCGAAGGAGTTCCGCGACAACATCCCCGTCGTCGCCGCCATCGGCGAGGCGCTCGGCACCCGCGGGTTCAACGCCCTCTACGGCAACCGCCTCGACGGCGTCGACCCCGCCGAGCAGGACGCGGTCGCGCTCGAGAACCTCGCGGCCGCGGCCGAGGGCGTCGCGGCCATCGGCGGCACCGTGCTCCTCGAGCCGGTCTCCGGCGCCGACCGCTACCCGCTGCGCACCGCCGCCGACGCCCTGCGCGTCATCGACGGCGTGCGCGAGGCATCCGGCGCCGACAACGTGCGCCTGCTCGCCGACTTCTACCACCTCTCGGTCAACGGCGACGACGTCGCCGCCGTGATCGAGGCGCACGCCGCGCAGTTCGGGCACATCCAGATCGCGGATGCCCCGGGCCGCGGCGCCCCGGGAACCGGGGAACTCCCCATCGCCGCGTGGGTCGAGCGCAGCCGCGAACTCGGCTACGCCGGCCCGATCGGCCTCGAGTACCAGTCGCCCGCCGACGAGGCGTTCGGCTGGCTCGCCACCACCACCGTGAGGACTTCAGCATGA
- a CDS encoding 2-hydroxy-3-oxopropionate reductase — MSNVTVIGLGIMGLPMAVNLVKAGHTVTGYNRSQERIDLLVEAGGRGATSIANAVERADVVITMVPDSPDVAAVVRGDDGIIANAPAGALWIDASSIRPDVAKELAAEAAAAGLRAVDAPVSGGEQGAIDAALSIMVGGSDGDYQAALPVLEAVGKTIVHVGPSGSGQTVKAANQLIVAVNIQALAEAILFLEAYGVDTEAGLRVLGGGLAGSKVLEQKGRKMLDRDFGPGFRLALHNKDLGIVTGAAREAGIVIPLGAQVAQLVGSTVANGDGGLDHSGLFKLTLAASGRD, encoded by the coding sequence ATGAGCAACGTCACCGTCATCGGCCTCGGCATCATGGGCCTGCCCATGGCCGTCAACCTCGTCAAGGCCGGCCACACCGTCACCGGCTACAACCGCAGCCAGGAGCGCATCGACCTCCTCGTGGAGGCCGGCGGCCGAGGCGCCACCAGCATCGCGAACGCGGTCGAGCGCGCCGACGTCGTGATCACCATGGTCCCCGACTCGCCCGACGTCGCGGCGGTCGTCCGCGGCGACGACGGCATCATCGCCAACGCGCCGGCCGGCGCCCTCTGGATCGACGCGTCGAGCATCCGCCCCGACGTCGCCAAGGAGCTCGCGGCCGAGGCCGCCGCAGCCGGCCTGCGCGCCGTCGACGCCCCCGTCTCGGGCGGCGAGCAGGGCGCGATCGACGCCGCGCTGTCGATCATGGTCGGCGGCTCGGACGGCGACTACCAGGCCGCGCTGCCCGTGCTCGAGGCGGTCGGCAAGACCATCGTGCACGTCGGGCCGTCGGGTTCGGGCCAGACCGTCAAGGCGGCCAACCAGCTCATCGTCGCCGTCAACATCCAGGCGCTCGCCGAGGCGATCCTCTTCCTCGAGGCCTACGGCGTCGACACCGAGGCCGGCCTCCGGGTGCTCGGCGGCGGGCTCGCCGGCTCCAAGGTGCTCGAGCAGAAGGGCCGCAAGATGCTCGACCGCGACTTCGGCCCGGGCTTCCGCCTCGCGCTGCACAACAAGGACCTCGGCATCGTCACCGGTGCCGCCCGCGAGGCCGGCATCGTCATCCCGCTCGGCGCCCAGGTCGCCCAGCTCGTCGGCTCGACCGTCGCCAACGGCGACGGCGGGCTCGACCACTCCGGACTCTTCAAGCTCACCCTCGCCGCCTCCGGCCGCGACTGA